Proteins co-encoded in one Klebsiella michiganensis genomic window:
- the metH gene encoding B12-dependent methionine synthase (one of two methionine synthases in Escherichia coli; MetH catalyzes a methyl transfer reaction from methyltetrahydrofolate to homocysteine to create methionine; requires zinc for activity) translates to MSNNVEKLKQQLGERILVLDGGMGTMIQSYRLDESDFRGERFADWPCDLKGNNDLLVLSKPEIIAAIHYAYFEAGADIVETNTFNSTTIAMADYQMESLSAEINYEAAKLARACADEWTARTPEKPRYVAGVLGPTNRTASISPDVNDPAFRNITFDQLVAAYRESTRALVEGGADLIMIETVFDTLNAKAAIFAVKAEFDALGVDLPIMISGTITDASGRTLSGQTTEAFYNSLRHADALSFGLNCALGPDELRQYVAELSRIAECYVTAHPNAGLPNAFGEYDLDAEVMAQQIGEWAQAGFLNIVGGCCGTTPAHIAAMSAAVAGVAPRKLPELPVACRLAGLEPLNIGADSLFVNVGERTNVTGSAKFKRLIKEEKYSEALDVALQQVASGAQIIDINMDEGMLDAEAAMVRFLNLIAGEPDIARVPIMIDSSKWEVIEQGLKCIQGKGIVNSISMKEGIEPFIHHAKLVRRYGAAMVVMAFDEVGQADTRERKIEICRRAYKILTEEVGFPPEDIIFDPNIFAVATGIEEHNNYAQDFIGACEDIKRELPHAMISGGVSNVSFSFRGNEPVREAIHAVFLYYAIRNGMDMGIVNAGQLAIYDDLPAELRDAVEDVILNRRDDSTERLLELAEKYRGSKSDDGANAQLAEWRSWDVAKRLEYSLVKGITEFIEADTEEARQQSTRPIEVIEGPLMAGMNVVGDLFGEGKMFLPQVVKSARVMKQAVAYLEPYIEASKEQGSSNGKIVLATVKGDVHDIGKNIVGVVLQCNNYEIIDLGVMVPGEKILKTAREVGADIIGLSGLITPSLDEMVNVAKEMERQGFTLPLLIGGATTSKAHTAVKIEQNYSGPTVYVQNASRTVGVVSALLSATQRDEFVARTRKEYEVVRTQHARKKPRTPPVTLEVARDNDQPFDWESYTPPVPHRLGVQEVTASIETLRNYIDWTPFFMTWSLAGKYPRILEDEVVGEEAKRLFKDANDMLDMLHRTKTMTPRGVVGLFPANRVGDDVEIYADETRAQVKGFSRHLRQQTEKNGFPNYCIADFVAPKHSGKADYIGAFAVTGGIEEDALAGAYDAQHDDYNKIMVKAVADRLAEAFAEYLHERVRKVYWGYAATENLSNEELIRENYQGIRPAPGYPACPEHTEKAAIWALLDVENVIGMKLTESYAMWPGASVSGWYFSHPDSKYFAVAQIQRDQVEDYARRKGMPVSEVERWLAPNLGYDAD, encoded by the coding sequence GTGAGCAACAACGTAGAGAAGCTGAAGCAACAACTGGGTGAGCGCATTCTGGTGCTGGACGGCGGTATGGGGACCATGATCCAAAGCTACCGCCTTGATGAGAGCGATTTCCGCGGCGAGCGTTTTGCCGACTGGCCGTGTGATCTCAAGGGCAACAATGACCTGCTGGTGCTCAGCAAACCAGAAATTATCGCCGCGATTCACTATGCCTACTTTGAAGCGGGCGCCGACATCGTCGAAACCAACACCTTTAACTCCACCACCATTGCGATGGCGGATTACCAAATGGAGTCGCTGTCGGCGGAAATTAACTACGAAGCCGCTAAGCTGGCGCGTGCCTGTGCCGACGAATGGACGGCGCGCACGCCGGAAAAACCGCGCTATGTCGCCGGTGTCCTTGGCCCGACCAACCGCACGGCATCGATTTCCCCGGACGTGAACGACCCGGCCTTCCGCAATATCACCTTTGATCAACTGGTCGCCGCTTACCGTGAATCTACCAGAGCGCTGGTGGAAGGCGGTGCCGACCTGATAATGATCGAGACCGTGTTCGATACCCTGAACGCCAAAGCGGCTATCTTCGCCGTAAAGGCGGAATTTGACGCGCTCGGGGTTGACCTGCCGATCATGATTTCCGGTACTATTACCGATGCGTCAGGCCGTACGCTGTCCGGCCAGACGACGGAAGCTTTTTATAACTCCCTGCGCCACGCCGACGCGCTCTCGTTCGGGCTGAACTGTGCGCTGGGGCCGGACGAACTGCGGCAGTACGTGGCGGAACTGTCGCGCATTGCCGAGTGTTACGTGACCGCTCACCCCAATGCCGGGCTGCCGAACGCTTTCGGCGAGTACGATCTCGATGCGGAAGTGATGGCGCAGCAAATAGGGGAATGGGCGCAGGCCGGGTTTCTGAACATTGTCGGCGGCTGCTGCGGGACGACGCCTGCGCATATCGCCGCAATGAGCGCGGCGGTAGCAGGCGTTGCGCCGCGCAAACTCCCTGAGCTGCCGGTTGCCTGCCGCCTGGCCGGGCTTGAGCCGCTGAATATCGGCGCGGACAGCCTGTTCGTTAACGTCGGCGAACGAACCAACGTTACCGGCTCGGCTAAATTCAAGCGTCTGATCAAAGAAGAAAAATACAGTGAAGCGCTGGACGTGGCCCTGCAGCAGGTTGCCAGCGGCGCGCAGATCATCGACATCAACATGGATGAGGGGATGCTGGATGCCGAAGCGGCGATGGTGCGTTTCCTGAACCTGATTGCCGGTGAGCCGGATATTGCGCGGGTGCCTATCATGATCGACTCCTCGAAATGGGAAGTGATCGAGCAGGGGCTGAAGTGCATTCAGGGCAAAGGCATCGTTAACTCGATTTCCATGAAAGAAGGCATTGAGCCGTTTATCCATCATGCGAAGCTGGTACGCCGCTACGGCGCGGCGATGGTGGTGATGGCGTTCGACGAAGTGGGCCAGGCGGATACCCGCGAGCGTAAAATCGAGATTTGCCGCCGGGCCTACAAAATTCTTACCGAAGAGGTGGGCTTCCCGCCGGAAGACATCATCTTTGACCCGAACATCTTCGCGGTAGCGACCGGCATCGAAGAGCACAACAACTACGCTCAGGATTTTATCGGCGCCTGCGAAGACATTAAGCGCGAGCTGCCCCATGCGATGATCTCCGGGGGCGTGTCTAACGTCTCCTTCTCATTCCGCGGCAATGAGCCGGTGCGCGAAGCCATTCATGCGGTATTCCTCTATTACGCGATTCGCAACGGCATGGACATGGGGATAGTCAACGCCGGACAACTGGCGATTTACGACGATCTCCCCGCCGAGCTGCGGGATGCCGTCGAAGACGTCATTCTTAACCGCCGCGACGACAGCACCGAACGGCTGCTGGAGCTGGCCGAAAAATATCGCGGCAGCAAAAGCGATGACGGCGCCAATGCCCAACTGGCGGAGTGGCGCAGCTGGGACGTGGCGAAGCGCCTGGAATATTCCCTGGTGAAAGGCATCACCGAGTTTATCGAAGCGGATACCGAAGAGGCCCGCCAGCAGTCGACTCGCCCAATAGAAGTGATTGAAGGCCCGCTGATGGCCGGAATGAACGTGGTGGGGGATTTGTTCGGCGAAGGGAAAATGTTCCTGCCACAGGTGGTGAAATCGGCCCGCGTGATGAAGCAGGCGGTGGCTTACCTGGAACCGTACATCGAAGCCAGCAAAGAGCAGGGCAGCAGCAACGGTAAAATCGTGCTGGCAACCGTCAAAGGCGACGTGCATGACATCGGCAAGAACATCGTCGGCGTGGTGCTGCAATGCAACAACTACGAGATTATTGACCTTGGGGTGATGGTGCCCGGGGAGAAAATTTTGAAAACCGCCCGTGAAGTCGGGGCCGATATCATTGGCCTGTCCGGGCTGATAACCCCGTCGCTGGACGAAATGGTCAACGTGGCCAAAGAGATGGAGCGCCAGGGCTTTACGCTGCCGCTGCTGATTGGCGGCGCGACCACGTCAAAGGCCCATACTGCGGTGAAAATCGAGCAGAACTATAGTGGGCCAACCGTCTACGTGCAGAACGCCTCGCGCACCGTCGGCGTGGTTTCTGCTCTACTTTCAGCAACCCAGCGCGATGAATTTGTCGCCCGCACCCGCAAAGAGTACGAAGTGGTGCGAACGCAGCACGCGCGTAAAAAACCACGCACGCCGCCGGTTACGCTGGAGGTCGCGCGGGATAACGATCAGCCTTTCGACTGGGAAAGCTACACGCCTCCGGTTCCGCATCGGCTGGGCGTGCAGGAAGTGACCGCCAGCATTGAAACGCTGCGCAACTACATCGACTGGACGCCGTTCTTCATGACCTGGTCGCTGGCCGGGAAGTACCCACGCATTCTGGAAGATGAGGTTGTTGGCGAGGAGGCGAAGCGCCTGTTTAAAGACGCTAACGACATGCTGGATATGCTCCACCGGACGAAAACAATGACGCCGCGAGGCGTGGTCGGCCTGTTCCCGGCAAATCGCGTGGGGGACGACGTGGAAATTTATGCCGATGAAACACGGGCCCAGGTTAAAGGCTTCAGCCGCCATCTGCGCCAGCAAACGGAAAAGAACGGCTTCCCGAACTACTGCATTGCCGATTTTGTTGCGCCTAAACACAGCGGTAAAGCCGACTACATCGGTGCTTTTGCGGTCACCGGCGGTATTGAAGAAGACGCGCTGGCGGGGGCCTACGATGCGCAGCACGATGATTACAACAAAATCATGGTGAAAGCGGTTGCCGACCGCCTGGCCGAAGCCTTTGCTGAGTATCTGCACGAGCGCGTGCGTAAAGTCTACTGGGGCTACGCGGCCACGGAAAACCTCAGCAACGAGGAACTGATTCGCGAGAATTACCAGGGCATTCGCCCGGCTCCAGGCTACCCGGCCTGCCCGGAGCACACGGAAAAAGCCGCGATCTGGGCGCTGCTGGACGTCGAAAACGTGATTGGCATGAAGCTCACCGAGTCTTACGCCATGTGGCCCGGCGCGTCGGTTTCCGGCTGGTATTTCAGCCACCCGGACAGCAAGTACTTCGCCGTCGCACAGATTCAGCGCGATCAGGTCGAAGACTACGCCCGACGCAAAGGAATGCCGGTCAGCGAGGTTGAACGCTGGCTTGCGCCGAACCTCGGGTACGACGCCGACTGA
- a CDS encoding membrane protein, which yields MLTLLHLLSAVSLLVWGTHIVRTGIMRVYGANLRSVLSHSVEKKPLAFCAGIGVTALVQSSNATTMLVTSFVAQDLVALAPALVIVLGADVGTALMARVLTFDLSWLSPLLIFIGVIFFLSRKQTRAGQLGRVGIGLGLILLALELIVGAVTPITQANGVQVIFASLTGDIMLDALIGAMFAIISYSSLAAVLLTATLTSTGVISFDVALCLVIGANLGSGLLAMINNSAANAAARRVALGSLLFKLVGSLLVLPFVHVLARLMHHLPLPESELVIYFHVFYNLIRCLVMVPFAEPMARFCRRVIGEAPEVDARMKPKHLDPTALDTPALGLSNAARETLRMGDVLEQMLETWSKVMHGEPRQEKELRKLADDVDVLYTAIKLYLAQMPKEDLAEMESRRWAEIIEMSLNLEQAADIIERMGSEVADKSLAARRAFSPDGLTELDNLLQQLISNLQLSLSVFFSSDLGSARRLRRNKHRFRIMNRRYSHAHVDRLHQQNVQSIETSSLHLGLLGDMKRLNSLFCSVAYSVLDQPDDDDERDEY from the coding sequence GTGCTGACCTTGTTACACCTGCTGTCCGCCGTTTCGCTGCTGGTCTGGGGGACGCACATTGTGCGTACCGGGATCATGCGCGTTTATGGTGCCAACCTGCGCAGCGTGCTTAGCCACAGCGTAGAAAAGAAACCGCTCGCCTTCTGCGCCGGGATCGGTGTTACCGCGCTGGTGCAGAGCAGTAATGCCACCACCATGCTGGTGACCTCGTTCGTTGCCCAGGATCTGGTGGCGCTCGCTCCTGCGCTGGTGATTGTGCTGGGGGCTGATGTGGGTACCGCGCTAATGGCGCGTGTCCTGACCTTCGATCTCTCATGGCTTTCGCCGCTGCTGATTTTCATCGGCGTTATCTTCTTCCTCAGCCGCAAGCAGACCCGTGCCGGGCAGCTTGGCCGCGTGGGCATTGGCCTGGGCCTGATTCTGCTGGCGCTTGAGCTGATTGTGGGGGCCGTCACGCCGATTACTCAGGCGAACGGCGTCCAGGTGATCTTCGCTTCCCTGACCGGCGATATCATGCTCGACGCGCTGATTGGGGCGATGTTCGCCATCATCAGCTACTCCAGCCTCGCGGCGGTTCTGCTGACGGCCACGCTGACCTCCACCGGCGTAATTTCGTTTGATGTGGCGCTGTGCCTGGTTATCGGGGCCAACCTCGGCTCCGGGCTGCTGGCGATGATCAATAACAGCGCTGCCAATGCTGCGGCCCGCCGCGTGGCGCTGGGTAGCCTGCTGTTCAAGCTGGTGGGCAGTCTGCTGGTGCTGCCGTTCGTGCATGTCCTGGCCCGGCTGATGCACCACCTGCCGCTGCCGGAATCTGAGCTGGTTATCTACTTCCACGTGTTCTACAACCTGATTCGTTGCCTGGTGATGGTGCCCTTTGCCGAACCGATGGCGCGCTTCTGCCGTCGGGTGATCGGCGAAGCGCCGGAAGTCGATGCCCGGATGAAGCCGAAGCACCTCGACCCGACGGCGCTGGATACTCCCGCGCTGGGGTTGTCCAACGCCGCGCGTGAAACCCTGAGAATGGGCGACGTGCTGGAGCAAATGCTGGAAACCTGGAGCAAGGTGATGCACGGCGAGCCGCGTCAGGAAAAAGAGCTGCGCAAGCTGGCCGACGACGTGGATGTGCTGTATACCGCCATCAAACTCTACCTCGCGCAGATGCCGAAGGAAGATCTGGCTGAAATGGAATCGCGTCGCTGGGCAGAAATCATCGAAATGTCGCTTAACCTGGAGCAGGCGGCAGACATCATCGAACGTATGGGCAGCGAAGTGGCGGATAAATCTCTTGCCGCGCGCCGGGCTTTCTCGCCGGACGGCCTGACCGAGCTGGATAACCTGCTCCAGCAGCTGATCAGCAACCTGCAGCTGAGCCTGTCGGTGTTCTTCTCGAGCGACCTGGGCAGTGCCCGCCGGCTGCGCCGGAACAAACACCGCTTCCGCATCATGAACCGCCGCTACTCCCATGCCCACGTCGATCGCCTGCACCAGCAGAACGTGCAGAGCATCGAGACCAGCTCGCTGCACC